From the genome of Spinacia oleracea cultivar Varoflay chromosome 2, BTI_SOV_V1, whole genome shotgun sequence, one region includes:
- the LOC130467478 gene encoding uncharacterized protein, giving the protein MIFVEGVEFSIMKRTERKWMYDRLDGRNIKPEFLNGVTEFIEFCKEHQSCGDGDKIRCPCPLCDNRRFYDVETVRLHLYKKGFVRNYYEWVCQGESFGESVSRVQTNPYREMVIDALGNNQEHMLNEEVDVVEEEPNGEAKKLIDLLKAAEDPLYEGSNLSVLEMASRIASLKCEFNLQHRCVDGFASLMNDAIPNNNQMGRTFNSTKKVLHGLELSHERIHTCPKGCLLFWKVDAQLDKCRVCGSDRYRKTSRGKLVPAKVMIYFPITPRLQRLYATKNVSEDMTWHAKNPRVQNTFAHPSDSEAWKHLDATFPDFALEPRNVRLGLCTDGFAPHGKFGSQYSCWPVILTPYNLPPLMCMKKPFMFLSLLVPGPKNPKGHLDVYMQPLIEELK; this is encoded by the coding sequence ATGATTTTTGTTGAGGGTGTAGAATTTAGTATCATGAAAAGGACGGAGCGTAAATGGATGTATGATAGACTTGATGGGCGCAATATTAAGCCCGAGTTTCTCAATGGGGTTACAGAGTTCATTGAGTTTTGCAAAGAGCATCAAAGTTGTGGTGACGGTGACAAAATAAGATGTCCATGTCCCCTGTGTGATAACAGACGGTTCTATGATGTTGAAACAGTTAGACTACATCTGTACAAGAAGGGTTTTGTTCGTAATTACTATGAATGGGTATGTCAAGGGGAAAGTTTTGGAGAGTCCGTCTCGCGTGTTCAAACAAATCCATACCGTGAAATGGTTATCGATGCTCTAGGAAATAATCAAGAACATATGTTGAACGAAGAGGTCGATGTAGTTGAAGAAGAGCCAAATGGTGAAGCCAAGAAGCTTATCGACCTTCTAAAGGCAGCTGAAGATCCATTATATGAAGGAAGCAACCTATCTGTGTTGGAGATGGCATCAAGAATTGCAAGTTTGAAATGTGAATTCAACTTACAACACAGGTGTGTGGATGGGTTTGCTTCTTTGATGAATGATGCTATTCCAAATAACAACCAAATGGGTAGAACTTTCAATAGTACAAAGAAGGTTCTTCATGGCTTGGAACTTTCTCACGAGAGGATCCACACATGTcctaaaggttgtttgctcttcTGGAAAGTCGATGCACAATTAGATAAATGTAGAGTATGTGGAAGTGATCGATATAGGAAGACTTCTAGAGGCAAGCTTGTACCGGCTAAAGTCATGATCTATTTTCCAATCACACCTAGGTTGCAAAGGTTGTATGCTACCAAGAACGTTTCCGAGGATATGACTTGGCACGCCAAGAATCCTCGAGTTCAAAACACCTTTGCACATCCTAGTGACAGTGAAGCATGGAAGCACTTGGATGCAACCTTTCCTGATTTCGCATTAGAGCCTCGAAATGTTAGGCTTGGTTTATGCACGGATGGATTTGCCCCCCATGGTAAGTTTGGCTCCCAATATTCATGTTGGCCTGTTATTCTTACACCATACAACTTGCCTCCATTGATGTGTATGAAAAAACCCTTCATGTTCCTTTCTTTGCTCGTTCCCGGTCCTAAAAATCCAAAGGGACACTTGGATGTGTACATGCAACCGCTCATCGAAGAGTTGAAATAG
- the LOC110777661 gene encoding uncharacterized protein, protein MTLRSETYEKTVAECREKGIEKDPNQIFFETVGGRKKGKVHGLGSGSHLYYAPPSRGGGSSSSYIPSLYSQFQQKFTQKTQALEATQAQILREREEERLERQREKEELQREKEELQRQRDAERLERQREKEEKEENDRAQAKVIAELKEAMENYGRMFSQCSQFQSQDHYDPPGGGAGLGAPTG, encoded by the exons ATGACACTTAGGAGT GAAACATATGAAAAGACTGTTGCTGAATGCCGTGAAAAAGGCATTGAAAAGGATCCAAATCAGATATTTTTTGAGACAGTTGGTGggagaaagaagggaaaggTCCATGGCTTGGGGAGTGGCTCACATTTGTATTATGCACCACCTTCGAGGGGAGGTGGTTCTTCTAGCTCATACATACCTTCCCTTTATTCGCAATTTCAACAAAAATTTACCCAAAAGACCCAAGCTTTGGAGGCGACACAAGCTCAGATACTaagggagagagaagaagagagacTGGAGCGACAAAGGGAGAAGGAAGAGCTACAAAGGGAGAAGGAGGAGCTACAAAGGCAGAGAGATGCAGAGCGACTAGAGCGCCAAAGggagaaagaagaaaaagaagaaaatgatAGGGCCCAAGCAAAGGTGATTGCCGAGTTGAAAGAGGCAATGGAGAACTATGGAAGGATGTTCAGTCAGTGTAGTCAATTTCAGTCTCAGGACCATTATGATCCCCCCGGCGGAGGGGCTGGGCTAGGCGCTCCTACGGGCTAG
- the LOC110799894 gene encoding putative clathrin assembly protein At5g57200 produces MGTFHSFRKAYGALKDSTTVGLAKVNSEFKDLDIAVVKATNHVEAPPKERHVRKVFAATSVVRPRADVAYCIHALSRRLTKTKNWIVAIKVLIVIHRTLREGDPTFREELLAYSHRGHVLQISNFKDDSSPLAWDCSAWVRTYALFLEERLECFRVLKYDIEAERLTRSSPGASKVHSRTRLLTSEELLDQLPALQQLLFRLMGCQPEGAACTNYLVQYALALVLKESFKIYCAINDGIINLVDMFFDMTKHDAVKALNIYKRAGQQAEFLADFYDFSKRLDLARNFQFPTLRQPPPSFLATMEEYVKEAPHSGSVAKRLEYQEREESPEKSEEPEKEQNNEEEEEEKPEEPKEKPEIEAEPQPEPPPLISTDDDLLGLQELNPKAAELEEINALALAIVPPGGEHRSTASNALTEFSGTSGWELALVTTPSNINNTPPPDTKLAGGFDSLLLDSLYEDENARRQLQMQNAGYGPYGMGAGAAQVHNPYEQQQDPFFMSNGFAPPTNVQMAMSQQHQQQIMMQQHHHHQQLPPSQSMMMVPFQNASPTQYPQVQQQQPMGMGASNPFGDPFSAFPQNTTPLHGNHGLL; encoded by the exons ATGGGAACATTTCATAGTTTTCGCAAAGCCTATGGAGCGCTTAAGGATTCCACCACCGTTGGCCTTGCAAAAGTCAACAGCGAATTCAAG GATTTGGATATAGCCGTGGTGAAGGCGACTAATCATGTTGAGGCTCCTCCGAAGGAACGACATGTTAGAA AAGTATTTGCTGCTACATCGGTTGTTAGACCACGAGCAGACGTTGCCTATTGTATTCATGCACTGTCAAGGAGGTTGACCAAGACCAAAAATTGGATT GTCGCGATTAAGGTGTTGATAGTTATTCATAGGACATTGAGAGAGGGAGACCCTACATTTAGGGAGGAGCTACTGGCATACTCACACAGGGGACATGTTCTTCAAATATCGAATTTTAAAGATGATTCAAGCCCTTTAG CTTGGGATTGTTCTGCGTGGGTTCGTACATATGCACTCTTCCTTGAAGAAAGACTAGAATGTTTTAGGGTCTTGAAGTATGACATTGAGGCAGAGCGCTTGACAAGATCTTCACCGGGTGCAAGTAAG GTACACAGTAGAACCCGGCTTTTGACCTCTGAAGAGCTACTAGACCAATTACCAGCTCTCCAGCAGCTTTTGTTCAGGTTGATGGGTTGTCAG CCTGAAGGAGCAGCTTGCACCAATTACCTCGTACAGTATGCTCTAGCTTTG GTGCTGAAAGAAAGCTTTAAAATATACTGCGCGATTAATGATGGTATAATTAACTTAGTGGACATG TTCTTCGACATGACTAAACATGATGCTGTAAAAGCCCTTAACATTTATAAAAGAGCTGGTCAGCAG GCTGAATTTCTAGctgatttttatgatttctcGAAAAGATTGGATCTAGCCAGGAACTTTCAGTTCCCTACATTACGACAG CCACCCCCCTCATTTCTGGCTACTATGGAGGAATATGTCAAAGAAGCGCCACACAGTGGTTCTGTTGCAAAGAGATTG GAGTATCAAGAAAGAGAAGAATCCCCAGAAAAAAGTGAAGAACctgaaaaggaacaaaataatgaggaagaagaggaagagaaaCCGGAAGAGCCAAAAGAAAAGCCAGAGATTGAAGCAGAGCCTCAGCCTGAACCTCCTCCCTTGATATCCACAGACGATGATCTTCTT GGTCTGCAGGAATTAAACCCAAAAGCTGCAGAACTGGAAGAAATCAATGCCTTAGCTCTTGCCATTGTTCCACCAG GAGGTGAACATCGATCTACAGCAAGCAATGCCTTGACAGAATTCAGTGGTACATCAGGATGGGAACTAGCCTTAGTTACTACGCCGAGCAACATCAACAATACTCCACCGCCAGATACCAAATTG GCGGGCGGTTTTGACAGCTTATTACTCGATAGCTTATACGAAGATGAGAATGCAAGAAGACAGCTACAGATGCAGAATGCAGGATACGGGCCATATGGGATGGGAGCAGGCGCCGCCCAAGTACACAACCCGTATGAACAACAGCAGGACCCGTTTTTCATGTCAAACGGCTTTGCCCCACCCACCAATGTTCAGATGGCTATGTCTCAGCAACATCAGCAGCAAATAATGAtgcaacaacatcatcatcatcagcaACTACCACCATCCCAGAGTATGAtgatggtgccattccaaaacGCCTCCCCTACTCAATACCCCCAGGTCCAGCAGCAGCAACCCATGGGCATGGGTGCGTCTAACCCGTTTGGGGATCCATTTTCCGCTTTCCCTCAAAATACAACACCTCTCCATGGGAATCATGGTCTACTTTAG
- the LOC130467904 gene encoding uncharacterized protein: MARRFSQYLTTTLSSSSVASTTLLKLLPSSLCSPFLSHPRNHLSTKARLIEIDLESSDGGEIEVIGLKKLEDAIHGIFVRRLAPDWLPLRPGSSYWVPPKRSSDNIIEIVERLTNPLTEEECLSLSSTRGWPSSSFFFEGSIRHSTPVQVEVQVHDSSNLGKPSVSEDEE; this comes from the exons ATGGCACGTCGGTTTTCCCAATACCTAACCACCACCCTCTCCTCCTCCTCCGTCGCATCAACCACCCTTCTAAAACTCCTCCCAAGTTCTCTATGCTCCCCATTTTTGTCCCACCCTAGAAATCACCTCTCCACAAAAGCCCGCCTAATCGAAATCGACCTTGAATCCTCCGATGGCGGTGAAATCGAGGTGATAGGGTTGAAGAAGCTTGAAGATGCTATCCACGGTATCTTCGTACGAAGGCTCGCACCCGATTGGCTCCCTCTCCGGCCAGGTTCCTCTTACTGGGTCCCACCTAAACGATCCTCCGACAACATTATTGAGATTGTGGAGAGGCTCACTAATCCTTTGACTGAGGAGGAgtgtctttctctctcctctactcGTGGTTGGCCCTCCTCCTCTTTCTTCTTTGAAG GGTCAATCAGACATAGCACTCCTGTGCAAGTAGAGGTGCAGGTACATGACTCGAGCAACTTAGGGAAGCCATCAGTATCTGAGGATGAGGAGTAA
- the LOC110799897 gene encoding pentatricopeptide repeat-containing protein At1g80550, mitochondrial: MKRHKTLLANLSLVSNALQELLIPSFPQNYVKFHQFHQITANPPNPISKSPNFNTPSPRKPLDFITVCQTLSSYNNDYNRALEFFNWVENDCGFQHNTETYNSMIDILGKFFEFDKCWEFIQIMRKHSFSMPNYTTFSIMFKRYIAAHYVSEAIDMFDRLGEFDLKDETSFCNLIDALCEYKHVIEAEDLWVKRQLFVKFVTEPTKVYNMMLRGYAKMGWWSKCRGFWEEMDGKGVRKDLVTYSIFMDAQCKCGKPWKAIQLYKEMRRKRMQLDVVVYNTVIHAIGLKEGVDFSVRMLREMKDLGCEPNVVTYNTVIKLLCENGRMKDAYGMLYQMRKMGCQPDVITYHCFFRCLVEPKELLRLFERMLESGVTPRMDTYVMLMRKFGRWGFLRPVYIVWDKMKKLGCSPNEAAYNALIDALLQKGMVDMARKYDQEMLAKGLSAKPREELGTKTSIDRSGDVEL, translated from the coding sequence ATGAAGAGACACAAAACTCTTTTAGCTAATCTCTCTCTCGTATCCAACGCATTGCAAGAACTTCTAATCCCTTCTTTTCCCCAAAACTATGTCAAATTCCACCAATTTCACCAAATAACTGCAAATCCCCCAAACCCCATCTCTAAAAGCCCTAATTTCAACACCCCGTCTCCTCGAAAACCTCTTGATTTCATCACTGTTTGCCAAACCCTCTCATCTTACAACAATGACTATAATCGGGCACTCGAATTTTTTAACTGGGTTGAAAACGATTGTGGGTTTCAGCATAATACAGAGACTTACAATTCGATGATTGATATTCTGGGTAAGTTTTTTGAGTTTGATAAATGCTGGGAATTTATCCAAATCATGCGAAAACATTCATTTTCAATGCCTAATTACACCACTTTTAGTATTATGTTTAAGCGTTATATAGCTGCTCATTATGTTAGTGAAGCAATTGATATGTTTGATAGGTTAGGGGAGTTTGATTTGAAAGATGAGACATCTTTTTGTAATTTGATTGATGCACTTTGTGAGTATAAGCATGTGATTGAAGCGGAGGATTTGTGGGTTAAGAGGCAATTGTTTGTTAAGTTTGTGACCGAGCCAACCAAAGTTTATAATATGATGCTTCGTGGGTATGCAAAGATGGGGTGGTGGAGTAAATGTAGGGGGTTTTGGGAGGAGATGGATGGGAAAGGAGTTCGGAAAGATTTGGTGACGTATTCAATTTTTATGGATGCGCAATGCAAGTGTGGGAAGCCATGGAAAGCAATACAATTGTATAAGgagatgaggaggaagaggatgCAATTGGATGTTGTAGTATATAATACGGTTATTCATGCTATTGGTCTCAAAGAGGGTGTTGATTTCTCGGTTCGTATGCTTAGagaaatgaaggacttaggatgTGAGCCGAATGTGGTCACATATAACACAGTTATAAAGCTTTTGTGTGAGAATGGGAGAATGAAGGACGCGTATGGGATGCTTTATCAGATGCGCAAAATGGGTTGTCAACCGGATGTGATAACTTACCACTGTTTTTTCCGCTGTCTTGTTGAACCAAAGGAGCTACTTAGGTTGTTTGAGAGGATGTTAGAAAGTGGGGTTACCCCAAGGATGGATACTTATGTGATGCTTATGAGAAAATTTGGGAGATGGGGATTCCTTCGACCTGTTTATATTGTTTGGGATAAGATGAAAAAACTTGGTTGTAGTCCTAATGAGGCTGCTTACAACGCCTTAATTGATGCTTTGTTGCAAAAGGGTATGGTGGATATGGCAAGGAAGTACGATCAAGAGATGCTTGCCAAAGGTCTTTCTGCTAAGCCAAGGGAAGAGCTAGGAACAAAGACATCGATTGACAGGTCTGGTGATGTGGAGTTGTGA